A genomic region of Streptomyces rimosus contains the following coding sequences:
- the treY gene encoding malto-oligosyltrehalose synthase, whose product MTAESSAPPTATYRLQLQPDLPFAAAEKAVPYLAALGVSHLHLSPVLEAVPGSTHGYDVVDHARVRAELGGEEGLRALAARAAAHGLRLVVDTVPNHMAVPAPESLNAALWAVLRDGPASPYARWFDIDWDGGHGGRVLLPVLGGRLGDELGNIRVDGDILRYHDHAFPIRPGTERLPLPRLLDAQWYRLAWWRLARSEINYRRFFTISELIGVRVEDEAVFAATHATILRLLREGVVDGLRIDHPDGLAAPGNYLARLHAATGGRWTVVEKILTGRERLPDGWACAGTTGYDALRHLDGLFVCPLGSGRLFTVYRDFVAPLADAGGDWEETVRRAAYEVVTHDLAAEVERLVRTAGRISDQASHQGDHAPWALRTAVRELLVRLPVYRPYATDRAGARDPRRGEQDAAMLAEAAARARAVFRSPQEALAVDLVRDLALGLLGDGPDCEDFCARFAQTSSALRAKSVEDTAFYRYVPLLSACEVGADPGAPTVGVDTFHAYCARIQRDWPLTSTVLSTHDTKRSADVRARIAVLTECPERWRDLLRRVSAGPGEGPQPPDQHLAWTAWQTAFGLGKPSAERLIPSVLKAVREAGLHTSWTEQDAGYEEAVGEFLRAGPCGPAASSLTELAADLAPYIRANVLSAALLHLTMPGVPDLYQGTETEYTALVDPDNRRPPRLRADLLTELDGGADPQDLSAEKLLLTARALRLRRDHPDWFGVDGTYTPLHADGSAAGHCLAFARAGRAVTVATRLSLRLAEDGGWRDTELHLPGPGPWRDLLTGRECPEPVVCLRELLARYPVALLVGED is encoded by the coding sequence ATGACGGCCGAATCCAGTGCGCCACCCACCGCCACGTACCGGCTCCAGCTCCAGCCGGACCTGCCCTTCGCCGCGGCCGAGAAAGCCGTGCCGTACCTTGCCGCGCTGGGCGTCTCGCACCTCCACCTCTCCCCTGTCCTGGAGGCGGTGCCCGGTTCCACACACGGCTACGACGTGGTGGACCACGCGCGGGTGCGGGCCGAGCTGGGCGGCGAGGAGGGGCTGCGCGCGCTGGCCGCGAGGGCCGCGGCGCATGGACTGCGGCTGGTGGTGGACACCGTTCCCAACCACATGGCCGTGCCCGCGCCGGAGTCGCTGAACGCCGCGCTCTGGGCGGTGCTGAGGGACGGCCCCGCAAGTCCGTACGCCCGCTGGTTCGACATCGACTGGGACGGCGGGCACGGCGGGCGGGTGCTGCTGCCGGTGCTGGGCGGGCGGCTGGGCGACGAGCTGGGGAACATCCGGGTCGACGGCGACATACTGCGCTACCACGACCACGCCTTCCCCATCCGCCCCGGCACCGAACGGCTTCCGCTGCCGCGCCTCCTGGACGCGCAGTGGTACCGCCTCGCTTGGTGGCGGCTGGCCCGCAGTGAGATCAACTACCGCCGGTTCTTCACCATTTCGGAGCTGATCGGCGTACGGGTCGAGGACGAGGCGGTCTTCGCGGCGACCCACGCGACGATCCTGCGGCTGCTGCGCGAGGGCGTCGTCGACGGGCTGCGCATCGACCACCCGGACGGCCTGGCCGCCCCGGGCAACTACCTCGCCCGCCTGCACGCCGCCACCGGCGGGCGCTGGACGGTGGTCGAGAAGATCCTGACCGGCCGGGAGCGCCTGCCGGACGGCTGGGCGTGCGCGGGCACCACCGGCTACGACGCGCTGCGGCACCTCGACGGCCTGTTCGTCTGCCCGCTCGGCTCCGGCCGCCTGTTCACCGTCTACCGGGACTTCGTGGCCCCGCTGGCGGACGCGGGCGGCGACTGGGAGGAAACGGTACGCCGCGCCGCCTACGAGGTCGTCACCCACGATCTCGCCGCCGAGGTCGAACGGCTGGTGCGGACCGCGGGGCGGATCAGCGACCAGGCGTCCCACCAGGGCGACCACGCGCCCTGGGCCCTGCGCACCGCCGTCCGGGAGCTGCTGGTCCGGCTGCCCGTCTACCGCCCGTACGCCACCGACCGCGCCGGAGCGCGCGACCCGCGGCGCGGCGAGCAGGACGCGGCGATGCTGGCCGAGGCCGCCGCGCGGGCGCGTGCGGTCTTCCGCTCGCCGCAGGAGGCGCTGGCCGTGGACCTGGTGCGCGATCTGGCGCTCGGCCTGCTCGGGGACGGCCCGGACTGCGAGGACTTCTGCGCCCGCTTCGCCCAGACCTCCTCCGCGCTGCGCGCCAAGTCCGTGGAGGACACCGCCTTCTACCGTTATGTGCCGCTGCTGTCGGCCTGCGAGGTCGGCGCCGACCCGGGGGCGCCCACGGTGGGCGTGGACACCTTCCACGCGTACTGCGCCCGTATCCAGCGGGACTGGCCGCTGACCTCGACGGTGCTCTCGACGCACGACACCAAGCGCAGCGCCGACGTACGGGCGCGGATCGCGGTCCTGACCGAGTGCCCGGAGCGGTGGCGGGACCTGCTGCGCCGGGTGTCCGCCGGGCCTGGCGAGGGTCCGCAGCCGCCGGACCAGCATCTGGCGTGGACGGCCTGGCAGACCGCCTTCGGCTTGGGCAAACCGTCCGCCGAACGGCTGATCCCCTCGGTGCTCAAGGCCGTACGGGAGGCCGGTCTGCACACGTCCTGGACGGAGCAGGACGCCGGGTACGAGGAGGCGGTCGGCGAATTCCTGCGCGCGGGGCCGTGCGGACCGGCGGCGTCCTCGCTCACCGAACTGGCCGCCGATCTCGCGCCGTACATCCGCGCCAACGTGTTGAGCGCGGCGCTGCTCCACCTGACGATGCCCGGCGTGCCCGACCTCTACCAGGGCACCGAGACCGAGTACACCGCGCTGGTGGACCCGGACAACCGCCGCCCGCCGCGGCTGCGCGCCGACCTGCTCACCGAACTGGACGGCGGTGCCGACCCGCAGGACCTCTCCGCGGAGAAGCTGCTGCTGACGGCCAGAGCGCTGCGCCTCCGCCGGGACCATCCCGACTGGTTCGGCGTGGACGGCACGTACACCCCTCTGCACGCGGACGGCTCGGCCGCCGGGCACTGCCTGGCCTTCGCCCGCGCCGGACGTGCCGTGACGGTGGCCACGCGCCTTTCCCTCCGGCTGGCCGAGGACGGCGGCTGGCGCGACACGGAGCTGCACCTTCCGGGTCCGGGCCCGTGGCGGGATCTGCTCACCGGCCGGGAGTGTCCCGAACCGGTGGTCTGCCTGCGCGAGCTGTTGGCGCGGTATCCGGTGGCGTTGCTGGTGGGAGAGGACTGA
- the glgX gene encoding glycogen debranching protein GlgX — MQVWPGQTYPLGATYDGAGTNFAVYSETAERIELSLLHDDGSETAVELRETDAFVRHAYLPGIMPGQRYGFRVHGPYKPERGHRHNSAKLLLDPYAKAVSGSIDWDEAVYGYHFGRPDSRNDLDSAPHTMTSVVINPYFDWGDDRPPRTDYHETVLYEAHVKGLTMLHPDLPDDLRGSYAALAHPAVIDHLTGLGVTALELMPVHQFVHDHRLVDAGLANYWGYNTIGFFAPHNAYASWGDRGQQVLEFKSAVRALHEAGIEVILDVVYNHTAEGNHLGPTLSFRGLDNASYYRLVADDPRYYMDTTGTGNSLLMRSPHVLQLIMDSLRYWVTEMRVDGFRFDLAATLARQFHEVDRLSSFFDLVQQDPVVSQVKLIAEPWDVGEGGYQVGNFPPLWTEWNGKFRDTVRDLWRGEPRTLAEFGSRLTGSSDLYQGDGRRPLASINFVTCHDGFTLRDLVSYDGKHNEANGEDNKDGESFNRSWNCGAEGPTDDPAVQELRARQMRNFMATLMLSQGVPMLSHGDEFGRTQRGNNNAYCQDNELTWVRWPDTDGGAAGTEAGEGGEGEGESGTEAEDDPELAAVRKEDQEFLTFVRQMVWLRRDHPVFRRRRFFHGRPMEGTHDELSDIAWFTAEGEEMRQRDWQAAHAKSLTVFLNGSAITEPGPRGERITDDSFLLMFNAHADEREFTVPVDHGRQWQAVVDTAHPEAVADGGGIKAQAGDRLALPGRSMLVLQRPA; from the coding sequence ATGCAGGTCTGGCCCGGACAGACGTATCCCCTGGGTGCCACGTACGACGGTGCGGGCACCAACTTCGCGGTGTACTCCGAGACGGCGGAACGCATCGAGCTGTCACTGCTGCACGACGACGGCTCGGAGACCGCCGTCGAACTGCGGGAGACCGACGCGTTCGTACGGCACGCCTACCTCCCCGGCATCATGCCGGGGCAGCGGTACGGCTTCCGGGTGCACGGCCCGTACAAGCCGGAACGCGGTCACCGGCACAACTCCGCCAAACTGCTGCTGGACCCGTACGCGAAGGCGGTCAGCGGCAGCATCGACTGGGACGAGGCGGTGTACGGCTACCACTTCGGCAGGCCGGACAGCCGCAACGACCTCGACTCGGCGCCGCACACGATGACGTCGGTCGTGATCAACCCGTACTTCGACTGGGGCGACGACCGCCCCCCGCGCACCGACTACCACGAGACGGTGCTCTACGAGGCGCACGTCAAGGGCCTGACCATGCTCCACCCGGACCTGCCGGACGACCTGCGCGGCAGCTACGCGGCGCTGGCGCACCCCGCGGTCATCGACCACCTGACCGGGCTGGGGGTCACGGCCCTGGAGCTGATGCCGGTCCACCAGTTCGTGCACGACCACCGGCTCGTCGACGCGGGGCTGGCGAACTACTGGGGCTACAACACCATCGGCTTCTTCGCCCCGCACAACGCGTACGCGTCCTGGGGCGACCGCGGGCAGCAGGTGCTGGAATTCAAGTCGGCGGTACGGGCGCTGCACGAGGCCGGTATCGAGGTCATCCTCGACGTGGTCTACAACCACACGGCGGAGGGCAACCACCTCGGCCCCACGCTGTCCTTCCGCGGCCTGGACAACGCCTCGTACTACCGGCTGGTCGCCGACGACCCGCGCTACTACATGGACACCACCGGCACCGGCAACTCGCTGCTGATGCGCAGCCCGCACGTCCTCCAGCTCATCATGGACTCGCTGCGCTACTGGGTGACGGAGATGCGGGTGGACGGGTTCCGCTTCGACCTGGCGGCGACGCTGGCCCGGCAGTTCCACGAGGTGGACCGGCTGTCGTCGTTCTTCGACCTGGTGCAGCAGGACCCGGTGGTCAGCCAGGTCAAGCTGATCGCCGAGCCGTGGGACGTGGGCGAGGGCGGCTATCAGGTGGGGAACTTCCCGCCGCTGTGGACCGAGTGGAACGGCAAGTTCCGCGACACCGTACGGGACCTGTGGCGCGGCGAGCCGCGCACCCTCGCCGAGTTCGGCTCCCGGCTGACCGGCTCCTCCGACCTCTACCAGGGTGACGGCCGGCGCCCGCTCGCCTCCATCAACTTCGTGACCTGCCACGACGGCTTCACCCTGCGCGACCTGGTCAGCTACGACGGCAAGCACAACGAGGCCAACGGCGAGGACAACAAGGACGGCGAGAGCTTCAACCGGTCCTGGAACTGCGGCGCCGAGGGGCCGACGGACGACCCCGCCGTACAGGAGCTGCGGGCCCGCCAGATGCGCAACTTCATGGCCACCCTGATGCTGTCGCAGGGCGTGCCGATGCTCAGCCACGGCGACGAGTTCGGGCGCACCCAGCGCGGCAACAACAACGCGTACTGCCAGGACAACGAGCTGACGTGGGTGCGGTGGCCGGACACCGACGGGGGCGCCGCCGGTACGGAGGCCGGGGAAGGGGGCGAGGGCGAGGGCGAGTCCGGGACCGAAGCCGAGGACGACCCGGAGCTCGCGGCCGTCCGCAAGGAGGACCAGGAGTTCCTCACCTTCGTCCGGCAGATGGTGTGGCTGCGGCGCGATCACCCGGTATTCCGGCGGCGGCGCTTCTTCCACGGCCGCCCCATGGAGGGCACCCACGACGAGCTGTCCGACATCGCCTGGTTCACGGCGGAGGGCGAGGAGATGCGGCAGCGGGACTGGCAGGCGGCGCACGCCAAGTCGCTGACGGTCTTCCTCAACGGCAGCGCGATCACCGAGCCGGGCCCGCGCGGCGAGCGGATCACCGACGACTCCTTCCTGCTGATGTTCAACGCGCACGCGGACGAGCGGGAGTTCACCGTGCCGGTCGACCACGGCCGCCAGTGGCAGGCGGTGGTGGACACCGCCCACCCGGAGGCGGTCGCCGACGGCGGCGGCATCAAGGCTCAGGCCGGCGACCGCCTCGCGCTGCCGGGCCGCAGCATGCTGGTGCTGCAACGGCCTGCATAG
- a CDS encoding M55 family metallopeptidase, with protein MRIYISADMEGVTGLVDADDVQPGGRDYERGRLMMAEDVNAAVRGAVAAGATDIVVNDAHGPMRNLLPEALHPAARLIRGKPKQMGMLEGLTPGHDAVVCVGYHARAGTLGVLSHSFMGHEIEDIWLDGRPVGEIGLAQATAAALGVPVVALTGDDGACAETKEWDDTIATVAVKQAHDRFAAELLPDAEARRAIEETVAAALSTPPRAPGPPPDPCALTVRWQSASVAATLLGIPGVTSVDGRTVRARGALTDLYRLFGVWMRVAASLTHQQPYC; from the coding sequence GTGCGTATCTACATCAGCGCGGACATGGAGGGCGTCACGGGCCTCGTCGACGCCGACGACGTCCAGCCGGGCGGGCGGGACTACGAGCGCGGGCGGCTGATGATGGCGGAGGACGTCAACGCCGCCGTGCGTGGTGCCGTCGCGGCCGGTGCCACGGACATCGTCGTCAACGACGCGCACGGGCCCATGCGCAACCTGCTGCCCGAGGCCCTGCACCCGGCGGCCCGGCTCATCCGCGGCAAGCCCAAGCAGATGGGCATGCTCGAAGGGCTCACGCCGGGGCACGACGCCGTGGTCTGCGTCGGCTACCACGCGCGGGCGGGCACGCTCGGCGTGCTGAGCCACAGCTTCATGGGCCACGAGATCGAGGACATCTGGCTGGACGGCCGCCCCGTGGGCGAAATCGGCCTGGCGCAGGCCACCGCCGCGGCCCTCGGGGTGCCCGTGGTGGCCCTGACCGGTGACGACGGTGCCTGCGCGGAGACGAAGGAGTGGGACGACACGATCGCCACCGTCGCCGTGAAGCAGGCGCACGACCGTTTCGCCGCCGAGCTGCTCCCCGACGCGGAAGCCCGCCGGGCCATCGAGGAGACGGTCGCCGCCGCCCTCTCCACGCCGCCGCGGGCCCCCGGTCCGCCGCCGGACCCGTGCGCCCTGACCGTCCGCTGGCAGTCGGCGTCGGTGGCCGCGACGCTGCTGGGGATACCGGGCGTGACCTCGGTGGACGGCCGGACCGTACGGGCGCGCGGGGCGCTGACCGACCTGTACCGGCTCTTCGGCGTATGGATGCGCGTGGCGGCTTCGCTCACGCATCAGCAGCCGTACTGCTGA